tttgaaaaatacctatctattaagatagcaattcaaaaaatatttatgagttGGTCAAAATTGGATTTCAACAATATTAAGCGATAAAAAGCTTATTGTAATttgtcataaaatattttacaaaaagaGGCTCATTTGAAGCTGATAACATTTGCTTATGACTGATTTAGTAAATTTCATTCGTAACCGTGTGAAGCACGGATTGTGATAAAGTAAAAGCGGACGAAAGGAGTAATCAGGTAATTCGTAGAGCTGAACTTTATCAGTACGAACAAATGGCGACAGACTCCGTAACGGCGTTTGCGGCTTCTGAAATGACGTCAATTCCTACGTGCTATTCAAGTTTAATAAACAGCCGCCGTTTTATCCACTGTGACATTCCCGGATCAAAATTAAATGCCTTAAAGGAGGGTATCATCCGTAATTCAATGCAAAATcaggttttttttttgtgaattaattctattttgatcattttcgaTTGTCACACAAATACAAAGCAGCAGGCGACAACACTACAGTGCCGCCGCACTAATCTCTAGATGATGAATTCTCCGGCGACTCTCCGTTATCTAAGCCTTGGTTCGACCTTCAGGAAACCTAGTTCCTTTGCTAGATATGAAGTATTCAACGTCAAGTTGCCTTCAAACTGCAAATTTTCGTCCAATCAGAACTGTTTCAAATTGTTTACTGCTAACAGTTTCTTCAGAACCGAAGTTTCGGGTCCGGTTCGGTGTAATCGAATACGAGCTTCTTCAAATGATTCTCAATCAGTTGCTAGCGGAAGCATACAGCGAGAAGAGAGCTTTGTGGAGTTCATCACTTCGGAGAGAGTGAAAGTTGTGGCAATGCTAGCCTTGTCTTTGGCTTTATGTAACGCGGATCGAGTTGTGATGTCAGTCGCTATAGTTCCCCTATCTCTTTCTCATGGTTGGCGTCAATCTTTTGCTGGCGTTGTTCAGGTACTTTAATTTTATCTCTATGACTATGAAACCTTTCGTTTCCAAACTCAATTCTCTTAGTTAATGGCCTTTTTGATTAAACATAACCATCCACACCTTCAGCAAAAGGAGTATGTATTGAATTACTTACATTCTGAAATATTGtagtatatataaataaattaatttggaaatTGATGACAGAGATAGTTGTGGAGTTAATAAGACTAAATATACATATTTGTATGAATATAGGTAAAGAGTTCATCTCCTATATCTTAGATCAAACTTACTAGAAGATCATATCTTAAATTCACTATCTTCTTAAATTACCGCTCCAAGTGTGTACATGTTCGAGTGCTAGTATATAAACTAGCAAGTTCAAAATTTTGGCTTGGAAAATGAAGTCCACAAGTTCATTGGCCAagttgaaagaaagaaaaaagtcaACTAGGATAATTCTGTCTACATTGGCTAGTGTCTGAGCTGACTTTCTTCCATTTTCATCAACAATGCAATTCAAAATCCAAGCTTAAAAAGAATTACTCTGTGACCTTTTCAATGATATCAAGTCACTCATCTTTTATGTTGCTAACTGTTTCTTTGAAATATTATATGGTGAATCTGGTGTAAGAAAAGTTGACTTGATTCATTAAGTCAATTTTTTACCTCAGATACTAGGCGTCTACCTAGTTAGAACTCAAGTCAGATCTCGTATAAAAGTATTGTTAAGGTGTGGAAGTGTGTATCTTATATGATAATCTGATTTCGTTAATTTTAGGTCaaagttaattttctaaaaggaaaaaaaggaaatgTCCTCTGTTTTGTTCTAGCTTTTTCACAACCTTTGTATTTCATCTAACATTTTGTACTTTCTGttcactttcttttctttctttccttctggGTGGGGTGGCATGTGAGTGGGAGGAGGAATTAAATGTGACAATATCTAAGGGTACAAATCTGATATTCACATGGTCTGTTTTAACAATGTATGAAAGCTAATACTTcataaatcaaaatcaaacgaCCACCTTCCCCATGGCCCACCACACTAAACAAAATCCCTGGAGGGTGTGGGGgagaattttcttaatttccttCGCAAGGTCCAATGGCTCCCATGCAGCGGCAACTCACATTGGGCAACCATCATGTGGTAAATGCCAAAAACTTTTCAGACTTTTATTAGGTAGAAAAGTGGGAAGACATCCCAAACGATTGAATTCACTTATATTGAACACTTTCAACGTACGCGCTATAAATGCGAAAAAACTCTTCATAGACTTTTAGGTAGAAAAGGGCAATAAATCCCAACCAATCGAATTCATTTGGATTGAACAGTTGctcaaaattaatatttcttTCGGTGTTCTTATTTTCCAATGTGAATTTGAAAACTAAACTATTTTCTCTCCCAAAAACCTCATGTTGGACATCCTAATGTGGTTTGAATTTGATTGTTTGAGTCTTTTATGGTAAAGAATTTTCCTGATAAATATGCATTTCTTGAATTGAGCCAAAGAACTAGATATTCACGGTACTGACCAATTTTTGAATTCATGTGTTACTATAGTAGCTATGATAACATATGAACAAATCTTCAACTTAATGAAAGAAATCAACTAACAAATCATGTTTCCATTTCTATTATGACCTTGCATTTGATATTCAATGTTCTGATTGAAAAATAGTTACTAATGGCAGTCATCATTTCTCTGGGGATACCTGATCTCGCCAATAGCCGGGGGAACTCTGGTGGATTACTACGGAGGTAAGTTAGTCATGGCATGGGGTGTGGCTTTATGGTCCATGGCCACACTTCTAACTCCTTGGGCAGCAGAAGCATCGTTATGGGCATTACTTGCCATGAGGATGCTGCTAGGGATTGCTGAAGGGGTTGCTCTTCCTTGCATGAATAATATGATTGCAAGGTATTGAAGTCAAGAAACTTTTGAATTTATAATATGGTCTCTATGatttactccctccgtcccaattTATATTAGTTTGACTTGGTACGGAAGTAAcgaaagaaagacttttgaaacttgtggtctaaaataagttataaatgtttgtgtgactataaatcatttcaCTAAGGGTAAAATGGACATTTTAAACTTAAGTTGTTACTAAATATAGATatgtgtcattctttttggGACGACTAAAACGGAAAGTAAGTCATATAAATTAGGACAGAGGAAGTACTATTCAGTTGTAATAGTAGGCTGTATAACTGAAAGATCTGGTTTACCATGTTGCTTTAAAAGTGGTGCTTTTCCCTGTAGGTGGTTTCCTCCTACTGAGCGCTCAAGGGCTGTTGGACTTGCCATGGCTGGTTTTCAGCTTGGAAGTGCTATTGGACTTACCTTTTCTCCTATACTTATGTCACAAGGTGGCCTATTTGGACCATTTGTGATATTTGGCTTGTCCGGATTCCTATGGGTTTTAGTGTGGGTTTCTGCTACCTCTAGTACTCCTGAACATAGTCGGCAAATATCCATACATGAGTTGAGGTATATACAGAACAAGGGGCAGATACACACTGTAGTTGAGGGTAAATCAAAAACAAGCAAAGGGATCCCTCCTTTCAGGTGTTTACTCTCCAAACTACCCACATGGTCTATAATTGTTGCAAATGCCATGCATAGCTGGGTACGCATAACTATCCAATAGTATAATTATTTCGATAGCAATGCATAATTGTCTACTTCTGTGCTAGCTTGCTTAATTTTATAGAGGTGCTAAGCTACTGTGCCTTATCCAGAAGTCCATATCTTAGTGGATCAAGAATCTGCAAAGCACCATCATATTAGGTGTAAATATTACAAATTATTGGTATCCGGAAGGAAATTCACTTTGTTTAAAGTTGTTGAGTTTCATAACATGCTGAAGGCACTTATGTGTCTCCTCTTAGTGCAATACATTTTTACAATAGACCCTTGCGGTCAAGCCCTTCCTCGGAGCTCGCGCATAGCTGGAGCTTTAGTGAATCGGGCTGCCCCTTCTATTTCTAAATATCTGTCGACGTCTTCTGGTATGCTAAATTTTAAATCTATGAGCAAGTGTCACGCCTCGAGCCTAGACACTATGCAGGACTAACACTCGATGCCATCACTGGCCCGAGCGAACCCATTACATGGCATAAACATAGAGTATACATCTAGACATGAGCAGAATGCATAATTTTAAAACACTTGAGGGATTCCTTTAACATAAGGGAACAAGTCTTGTAAATAAAGTAATTTCACAAATCATAGTTTAAGTTCTTGAAGTGGCACTAAAATCAAAACTGGAATACGTGTCATAAGAGTATACTAACTGACCATGCTCCCTGCCTAACCATACGCTACCAATCTAACGGACTTACTATACTCCAAGAACGAATGGAGCTCGCCAAGAGCTGAAACATAGTCTTAACATGTTGCTCGATTGTCTTGAATACTTGAGTCTACATCATTTAAAATGTAGCACAATAGGTAAGTAATGGAATTTGTATTGTATGTAAGATGACTGAATGAAACATGATGTAAACTGCATAATTGAAGACCATGAGTAAAACATAGAGTAAATGGAtcttaactcataaaaatagtCTTTTCATATCATATGTATCATACTTTTTAGGTTAACCTGACATAACCATCGTCCACCATGGAAACACATGGATTCTAATCTCGGCCAGATCAACTAAGTTGCCTCATACCTTGCTGGGTATGAGACGTACATACATGATTTGCTAGCAAGGGATACATACATAAGCCTCTTCAAGAATCATGAGGATTCACCCAAATCAACGGAAGGACCCTAAACCTATGGCGGCAAACATAGTTTCGGGCATTCACTATCTGAATTCATGCCTTCTCGGTGTTAACCATTACTCCAAAAACTTGTCATGAATAGCTTTAAGCTCATGTATCATAATTTGGTATAATGCCCATGAAAATCATGTTTGGCTTGGAAACCCATAAGTCATGACGTGAATCATGTGTATATCTTGTAGAGATCATGAGAGGTACATGTTTTCCCTAGAATCCCATAAGTCGtagttcataaatcatactgTGGAGCCTTGGcttaaatcatagttcataaatcatactaTGGAGCCTTGGTTCAAATCATATAGGTTTTCTTTTATAAGCAAGTTCTCGAAAGAAATCATTAAAATCCTCTTTGAaggaaaaatcatatttttcaattttcataAATCGTACTTTTTATCAAAATCGTGGTCGAATAATTATGAGCATTGATGAATAATTCATAGGATTTCATGAGTTCAAATTAAATCTACATGAACAAACATCATTGAATTCATAGGATATCCCTAATTGGTTCACGAATggaaattcatggaaaacttGGCTTTTTTGTACATAACTTAATAGTTCATGAAGGCAATTACGTAGACATGGAAAAATGGATCGTAGGGAGGAACAATGATGCTCCCACACTTggagttagccttacatacgttAGATCGCTCCAATTGAAAACCTAATGTTTAAGAAGAATCTCAGAAGTCTATTCTTGAACCTTGAGATGAATTCTCTTAGAAACCCTAGGTTTTGATGGTAGATTTTTTGCTTAGGATACATAAGTTTATATTAGAATCACTATGGAATCGTGAGATTATGCTTACCTTGATGTGGAAGGATGTATAATCTCTTTGATAAATGGTGGGTTTTGCTCAAAATTACGTCTTGAACCCTAGGagtgagttcttgatttcaCTAGAGATAGGAGGAGGGTTTGATGTTAGAATCTTGTTAAGAATTCGTGGTTAATGATTAATAATGTTTAGAAACACTTTGAGATACATGGGAGGAACATACCTTGGTGTTGAAGGTTGAGGAGAGgagaaaaattgagagaaaataaacCCTAAGTCGTCCAAGATGAGTGCCCCTATGAACCCCCAACTTAAACTTATAAAATAGAGTAACTTAACATCATAGACACTGGAAAAATGGCCTACCTCATTGCATCCTGCGTCTTGCATGGCCAGTTTGACCGCCCTTTAGTAAAATGCGCGTAACTTTATACTAAGTCGGATTGACAAGCAGTTGGATGCGTTAGAAACTAAACTCAAagacttttaatttgatagataaTAGGCCACATAACTCTTCATATTCTGGGAGATGTGCTTgtttttgaagttgacccttgtATGAGTTCATATGGAAACCTAATCGGTAGAgaaactttcaactcaactttgtgctagaggttccttatgaccttaattcacatCTAACTTACTCGTCATAATTAAGACTTGACTTTTATACCTAGTTTCAATCAACTTCACTGGGTTCCTGTCCAATTTATGTGTCGGACAATTAAAACCATAGTCTAAAGCATGAGGTGTTACAACAAGTGGCTCTTTGCTTATGCATGTTTCTATTTCCTCTCATTCAAATCTCTGTGGAAATATATGTACTTTTAATATCTTATAGGCCAAATACATAGACCGCCCCCTAAAGTTGCCACAAATTTTCATTTAGACACTTGAACTTAAGTTGTTACCTATTAGACACTTATGTATGTACAAAATTGTGCCTTTTGAACACAAATTTAACAGCTCCTAGCCAATACAAGATGCGTGAATCTCACTCTCTTGGGACTCTTTCTACATGGCAAATCAAACTGTAGAAAGATTACATATCAGCAAAACACAGAAAAAGAGACATGTCAGTACAAAAAGGCGAAAAGAGAAAACATCTTCACATAACCCTTCCTTCTGTCATCTTCCTTTCCAGAAGAAAATTTTGCCTCGACTGAAAAACTCCAGCACCAATAATGTCACCACCAGCTTACACTAAGAGCCACCGCTCCCCCTTCTCCAGCACACCCACCTATGGGCTATTGAGGTTTGTCAATTCGGGTTACACTTTTTTTTGTGGCAGTTCTTGTAAGAAGTGTATTCTTTAACTTGAATGTTTTTGACTAACAATATGAGGAATGGGCTGATAAAAGTTAAGACTAAGAGGGGATGCGATTATTCCAGACAGTGTCACACCATCAAAAGCTGCTTAGTGAAAACCTTGCAcgaatttattttgtattttcgaCGGAGATACAGGTATTCAAATCTGATTTCATTCTTTTAAAGAGCTGAAAGAATCAAGTAGCTCTTCTCCATTCTCTCCCCAATGAAAACTCAAGGAAGCAcgtttctttcctttccttctttCAAGAAAGAGAATACTAAGTTACAGTTCACCTTTCTCTATGACTATATTGTTCCTCTATTCATAGCAGTAGATGCCTAGTGAGCTGTCATGACAGGGAAAAAGATGATGGCTGGGTTCTCTATGGAAGAAGAAATAggagaaaaaagagaagaaattcAGTGGTTCACTCGCCTAGCTCGTAGTAAGAGTCAGTGATTGTGCCACATTTGCATGAGgtgtttaataatatattttttatgtgtgttaggtGTCGTATATGTTACAGGCTTTGTAAAAGTGTCTTAACTGAAAATTTGTGACAATTTTAAGGAGCTGTCTATGTATTTGGCCTATCTTATACTTATTTTCTAAGTTATTCAGTCTTAGTGGGTAATTCTTTGTTCTTGATGCAGGGATTCTTTGTTATATTATCATGGATGCCCATTTACTTCAAAACTGTGAGTAACTATTGCAGATGGGTGTCATTGTTACATCATCTAATTGActtcaatatattttttgtgatgATTGTAGTGATATAGCTGTATCTTTCCTTTTAGATATATCATGTTGATCTTAGACAAGCAGCATGGTTTAGTGCCGTTCCGTGGAGTATGATGGCGTTGACTGGCTATTTTGCTGGGGTCCTGTCAGACACGATGATCCAAAGAGGCATAAGTGTGACCCTGACCCGGAAAGTTATGCAGGTAGATTTTCTCCATATCccttgtttttttgttttcctcTGGATCATTGTTTTGATAACTGATCATGTTCAATCCTACCCCTTGAAGAGAAGTGTGGGTGAGAATCCCCTTTTCTTAAAGTAGTCTTTGAAACAAAGTTGGCTTTGCAATTACTTCTAGGGATTATAACTCAAGAAAATTAGAAACTTGACTAGGGAATTTAAACAAACCTTTGGTATGCAATTATCTAGAGAATGTagtaagaagaagaaaagggcACTAGGATTGCTCCTCCTTCGTGTATGATATAGTTTGGGTTTAAGTGTATCCAATTCTATTCAATTAAACATGTATCACTAATAATCTTGTCATTCAACTCCTTGGTTTGAGGTCTTGTCAAGGGCCTCATTGGAACCTCCAAAGCGTCATACTTTGTCTTTCAATGGAGTAGAGCTTCTATGGATGCTATCACATGTGGGGCTTAAGTTTTGCAGGGACTGAGATCTTTCTAGGTGGAGCATCACCTCCTGTTTTCACTTTTCCTGTACATGCTTTACCTTGGGTTGTATGTCCTATATACCCGAAAAGGTTCATGCATGCTTTACACCTTATGATGAGTGTCCCTTACACTACTAACTAATtgcttttagtttttttaatgtAGTTGACTAGAACTTTATATAATAAGTTTTTTCGCTCTTAACGTAGGATTTGTAGCTTAGTATCCAGTAGATTGTATCTATATGTTATGCTACGTATATTAATATATTAACTTTATACATTTGTTGCTCTTGAATTTTATCCCATTTTTAATGTATTCCATATTTTTGTGTAGTTTATACAttattaaattattctttttaacaAAGCTAAAATTACATTAAATGAGGCCTACGTTTCATTTCTTGGGAATGCAGCGATTGGAAAAAAGGTCCTCCCCATTTTATCTCCACCTTGTAAATACTGACCACTAATAAAAGGAGCCCACAGTTGTTTCAAGGCACATCTCTTTATTTGTTAAAAGTCGAATATTTCTAATAGCATGTGGCAGATATGGCTGGTTATCAGAAGCTACTGGTTCTATCGGGTTAGTCTGGTCAAAGTACAAGCTGAAAGCAGTCTTATTCAGTAGTGGAACTGTTGATctactttttttcaaattatttttgttttgttcaATGCTTAGTTATATCTTGTTGAATATTATTGATATAATGGAATATTTAATTAtcgtttcttctttttttggtcttgtttgtttttggtgCCACACTCGGTAAGACTTGTATCAAACACAACTTATTTGTTCTTTTTGCAGTCAATAGGTTTTTTCGGCCCTGGTTTTGCTCTCATAGGTTTAACCACGGCACCAAGTCCATCCATAGCATCTGCTTGGCTTACTTTAGCTGTAGGACTGAAAGCATTTAGTCATTGTGGCTTCCTTGTCAACCTACAGGTTAGCATTTAAAGATATAAATTTCATGAAACAGTGAAGCAAAAGTTTTCAATTGTGGAACTGATCTTCCATTTATATCTATTGACAGGAGATTGCCCCACAATATTCTGGCGTTCTCCATGGTAATTCTTGTCCAATTTCTCGATCTTCTTCCACTTGTTGGAATAGACTAGTCCTGTTCCTTATATTAGTTACTTTTTCTCATGTCTCTATTTATCTGGCACACATGAAACAGCATTTTATGGTTATTGTTTAATGTTGGCTTATTCTGGTTGAGAGGCTGTTTCATATTTTCTGTCTGTCTGCATCCACTTCTCATTTGATAAATAGTGAAAGAAAGGGAAACATTTTTGAAGTGGTTACTcgaaaaataagttaaaaagtAGGGCTCAATATCTTTCAGAACTTTTTCTTGGTCAATGTGCACAAAGTATTCTCAATAGAGAcgcacacaacatcctcataaTAGTTTCTTTCTGCTCTAATTTTTTTCTTGGTTTACGAGTATCTTGCCCATTAAAGGATATAAGCCGCACGACCATTCAAGAGTTCATGGCACCACTGCCAACCCTTCTGTGATCGTTTTACTCCTCTTTTCCAGGCTTTCTTTTTGTATATCTTTTTACTGGGGTTAACTTTGAACAACTTATAAGCAGATAAGTTTACATTAAATAAGGAGCTGtcatttgaatttattatttcaattcatataaaattttaacttgCTTCCTTGGCATTTATCTGTACAACAGCTAATGTAGCTTCTGTTTCCTTTTtgttccaaaaatatgaagatctttttatatttgaaaactcTTCAATCCAAAATTTCCAGTTGTCCCTAAAGACATGCTCTTTTATAAATTGACATGGCATGTTGAACCACTACCTATTTAGGACACTTTTAGTAGTTACATATATTTGGTTCATCTCTATATTAATGTATACACATCTCTAACTAGGCtacaaaattattctttttcaaatatTAGGTACACACTACTTTTATCATATGAAATTTCAGTCCTTTCAtataacataaatatataaCAATGTCATAATTTTGTGCCACCctccactaaattttcaatAATTAGGACTCTTCTCTAAAGATCCATATTGGGTCAAATTGAGATTATAGAGACATTGTGTTAGGTGATTTGGCGCACTCTGATAGACTCGGgactttgggtattgtaggcGCGTTagggttgaggaggttagaTGCGCTATTAGCAGGATGAGAAGGGGAAGAGCGATTGGACCCGATGAGATTCCGGTGGAATTTTGGAATAGCACAGACAAGGCAGGtgtggagtggttgactaggttgttCAATGCTATTCTCAAGACGGCAAAAATGCCCGATGAATGGAGGTGGAATACAATGgttccattgtacaagaacaagggtgatatccaaaactgtaatAACTATAGGGGTATTAAATTGCTAAGCCATACTATGGAAGtttgggaaagagtggtggaaaTGAGGGTGAGGAATGGGTTGTCCGTTTTTTGAGaatcaatttggattcatgCCAGGTTGTTCGACTACTGAAGCTATCCACCTTATTCGGAGATTGATGGAGAAGTATAGGGAAAGGAAGAGGGACcttcatatggtgttcattgaccttgaaaaggcttatgacaaagtcccgagggatgttctctggaggtttttggaggctaaaggtgtcccgatgatgtatattagggcgataaaggACATATATGATGGAGCTAAGGCTCGGGTTAGGACGGTGGGAggagactcagagcacttttcAGTTGAGATGTGACTACATCAAGGATCAATTCTTAGTCctttcctatttgccttggtgatggatgagttGACGCAGTCTATTCAGCAagaggtgccttggtgtatgttatttgcaaAAGACATAGTATTGGTTGATGAGACACGAGACAAAGTTAAtgctaggttggaggtttggagacagattttggagtccaaagggttcaggttgagcaggaccaaaacagagtatttggagtgcaaattcagtgtTGTGGTAGATGAAGTGGACGTGGAAGTGAGGGTTGCCATACAACCTATTCCCAAGATAGAAAGTTTTAAGTATCTTGTGTCCGTACTCTAGAATAGTGGGGACATCGACAGTGATGTCACACATCACATTGGGGCggcatggatgaaatggaggcttgcttcTGGAGgcttgtgtgataagaaggtaccaccCAAACTTAAAGGAAAGTTTTatagagtggtggttagaccgtccTTGTTGTATGGGGTGGAGGACGCGtgttagggtagaaggctagtagagGGTGAAGGTTAggggagtttttttttttttttttaacgaCTCTTGGGGGGTCAGGGGCTAAGCAACACCCCCAGGCCTTACCATTAATTAAAAAACACAAAAGTACAatgagggggacataaaccttaccttcggtcctatggtggttcatgaGTCGACTAACTTACTAAAGTCAATTAACTCATCCCCAATGCTACGAAATGTAAACCTAGTAACTATATCCctaatgagaggactcctctcgatacaaattACTAGGAAAacataaacaagggagactctccccttacaatagtaagaaaagaataaacctacactagtcctattcaaagaAGCTATAACTAACAATAAGAGATAGCCAAATTGAAAAGGAAACAAGTACACAAAAAGAGATACAGATGCATTTGTATCCATGCATTGATGATTGCAGCAAACAAGGATTTGTTTCCATAGTAACCAAGAAGTCAAGGTTCAGAATGCTCCTCAAGGTTTGAGTTTTTTTCTTCTGAGACAGGCCATTCCCATTTTGTCCAAGTTGAAGTATCCTTTAGTGTCTTGAGGCAGTTGGTTGTAGTTGCAGAAGTGATGAGTCGAGTCAATCATATGGCTGAGTTTAGAGAGAGTATCTGCAGggaaattagcttccctaaataCATGCCTGCACTGAAATTGCCCCAACAATCTGACCAAGTCCTGCAATTCCCTAATATGTTTGGTGATGCTCCATGGAATGCTACTCTCTTGTTTAAGCCATTTGATCAGTAGCTCTGAGTCAGACTCCAAGATAATcctgctgtagccatgttgaagACACCAAGTAATCCCAATAACTGCTGCCAACACTTCTGCTTGATTGTTAGAACCTATACCCAATGGAGTGGAAAAGACAGAGATAAGTTTGCCCTTATGATCTCTCAATATACCCCCAGCACCTATCTTACCAGGATTATCAAGATCACTACCATCAGTGTTCAATTTAACTATGGTAGGAGGAGGTTTGGACCAGTTAACCTGCAGAATTGTCATATCATGTGTGCAATTTTCCACCTTAATCACAAGCTCCTTCCAGTTACTAGGCCACTTAATATAAGGATAAAAGGGCagccggtgcacttaagctcccgctatgcgcagggtccggagaaGGGCCCGACCGCTTAATATAAGGATAAGCTGTGTATATCAACATGTATAGATCCTTGACAATGGAGAACATAACTGTAGTAACATTATAAGACTTGCCCCCATACTTGCACATCTATTTTTCCAGATGTTCCAGCAAATAAAGACTGGAGACACCTGTATCATAAGCTTGTGGATGTCATTATTGGTTTTGAACTGCCACCATTTCATCAAGATACTTCTTAAGGTAGTACTGTTATGCTCTATTCCCCAAAAACTTGAAAACACTTCCATATGTAATTAGCAATCTTTCCTGTAACAAAAATATGCTGAATATTATCCAAACCAGGACTATGACAGCAATAACAGGCTGCTGGATCATGGCCAAAGGAAGTTATTCTCTCATTAGTAGGTAGCTTGTATCTGAGAGCTCTCCAAACCAGAAATGATGCTTTGAAGGGGATGTTGTTATGCCATATGTTGGTTTCAGTCAATGTCTTACCCTTTTTCTTCCTCACCATCTCCCAAGCTGAAGCACAGGTGAAGTTTCCATGAGAGTTTAGGTCCAATGAGCTTGATCCTTAACATTAGGATGATATTGAAAGGTTAGGTTGAGGATCTTGTGAACCAGTTGTTGAGGAGCTTGCTGTCTTATTTTTTCCTCATTCCAGACTCCTTGATCAAGGAATTTTGACACAGTGATGTTGTTTAATCTTGGTAGGTAGTCATTATGCATAGCTA
This DNA window, taken from Solanum dulcamara chromosome 3, daSolDulc1.2, whole genome shotgun sequence, encodes the following:
- the LOC129882515 gene encoding probable anion transporter 4, chloroplastic isoform X1 — protein: MMNSPATLRYLSLGSTFRKPSSFARYEVFNVKLPSNCKFSSNQNCFKLFTANSFFRTEVSGPVRCNRIRASSNDSQSVASGSIQREESFVEFITSERVKVVAMLALSLALCNADRVVMSVAIVPLSLSHGWRQSFAGVVQSSFLWGYLISPIAGGTLVDYYGGKLVMAWGVALWSMATLLTPWAAEASLWALLAMRMLLGIAEGVALPCMNNMIARWFPPTERSRAVGLAMAGFQLGSAIGLTFSPILMSQGGLFGPFVIFGLSGFLWVLVWVSATSSTPEHSRQISIHELRYIQNKGQIHTVVEGKSKTSKGIPPFRCLLSKLPTWSIIVANAMHSWGFFVILSWMPIYFKTIYHVDLRQAAWFSAVPWSMMALTGYFAGVLSDTMIQRGISVTLTRKVMQSIGFFGPGFALIGLTTAPSPSIASAWLTLAVGLKAFSHCGFLVNLQEIAPQYSGVLHGISNTAGTFAAIIGTVGAGFFVELVGSFKGFLVVTAFLYFSAAVFWNVFSTGKRVKFDDSI
- the LOC129882515 gene encoding probable anion transporter 4, chloroplastic isoform X2, producing the protein MAWGVALWSMATLLTPWAAEASLWALLAMRMLLGIAEGVALPCMNNMIARWFPPTERSRAVGLAMAGFQLGSAIGLTFSPILMSQGGLFGPFVIFGLSGFLWVLVWVSATSSTPEHSRQISIHELRYIQNKGQIHTVVEGKSKTSKGIPPFRCLLSKLPTWSIIVANAMHSWGFFVILSWMPIYFKTIYHVDLRQAAWFSAVPWSMMALTGYFAGVLSDTMIQRGISVTLTRKVMQSIGFFGPGFALIGLTTAPSPSIASAWLTLAVGLKAFSHCGFLVNLQEIAPQYSGVLHGISNTAGTFAAIIGTVGAGFFVELVGSFKGFLVVTAFLYFSAAVFWNVFSTGKRVKFDDSI